In Equus przewalskii isolate Varuska chromosome 22, EquPr2, whole genome shotgun sequence, the following proteins share a genomic window:
- the LOC139078409 gene encoding small ribosomal subunit protein eS12-like: protein MDVNGTFQEELKTALIHDGLPHRIREAAKALDKRQAHLCVLASNCDEPVYVKSVEVLCAQHQISLIKVDDNKKLGEWAGLCKTDRGGMPQKVAGCSCVVAKDYGKESQAKDVIEEYFKCKK, encoded by the coding sequence ATGGACGTCAACGGCACCTTCCAAGAGGAGCTGAAGACCGCCCTCATCCACGACGGCCTGCCACACCGGATCCGCGAAGCTGCCAAGGCCCTAGACAAGCGCCAAGCTCATCTTTGTGTGCTTGCATCCAACTGCGACGAGCCTGTGTATGTGAAGTCGGTGGAGGTCCTTTGTGCCCAACACCAGATCAGCCTGATTAAGGTTGATGACAACAAAAAACTAGGGGAATGGGCAGGCCTCTGCAAAACTGACCGAGGGGGAATGCCCCAGAAAGTGGCTGGTTGCAGTTGTGTAGTGGCGAAGGACTATGGCAAAGAGTCTCAGGCCAAGGATGTCATCGAGGAGTACTTCAAATgtaagaaatga